GTAGCCTTGTGGAACGGGATGGCAAGTTTGCCAAGCGAGTCGTCTTTGCTGTTCATCAGATGTGAGTTCCCTTTCTTGATGGTCCTTCCGATTCTATCTCAGATCTGACTCCTTCGCCACGCAGGTTCGGTATCGAGTTAGCCCCTGAGGTTGTGAAAGCTGATGGCAACGTGCGGAATCTGGCTTGGAGAATCTGCAATGCTAAGAAAGTACTCGTACGTATCAAAATGCTGACTGGAGTTTGATGATCGGATCAACGCTAACTTGTCAATGATGCAGGCTCCCTATAGCATGTCAAGATCCAATGGAACGACGACACCGCTTGAGGAGAGCAAAGAATGATTCCTCGAGGCAGATTCACGATATGTCCAACCCAGTCATACATACATTTATGATGGCAAGAAATGACCTGGGTTGAACGACACATGTCAAGTGGATTTGGCCCTCGCCGATTGATGCTTGACagcaaaaacaaaatcaaaatcaccaagaaagaaagatgtCACAATTCAGAAAAATCATGTTCTGAAGAAAAGAGGAGTTGTCCTGTTTTACTTTTCTTTGCTTTGCGCGTAGTTGACCATGCGAGATTCAAGGTACGGAGTAATAATTCCCATGATGGTTTTGTTTCGATTTCCAGGGTTGGGTGGCAGTGGTGATTTTCATGTGTCTTGACTTTGGGGGACGTTTTGGCTATAGGCCGATTACATTTTTTTATTTACTTCGTCGTACATAGCTTTATGAGAAATCGATTTCTTAAATTGTGCTGATTGACTTTGTGTTCCAGGCCTTTTGGGAGAATGACTCGTAAACGTGCCATCTTCATCCGGGCTTGTATGATTCTTAGTTCGAGAGGACTACCAAGTACCTACAACCCAAGGGCTTTCAAAGCAAACTAAACCATCTTCTCCCACCTTTCTATCAGTTATACGTCCCACAGAGATGCAGCTTCCCCATCCAGCCAAGAGCTAGTCAAGCGTCCTCATCAGATTAACATTCAAGCTCGATCTCTACACGTAcgtactactccgtacaaacaGGTTCATTGTGATGCAACAGTGTGATTTTATGCAGACATGATCAATTACATATTTAATTATATCATGGTACTCTCATGTGCAGACCTAGGTAAAGCTTGGAATGCTGTCAGCAAAAGTCCAAAAGACCCGGAGGATCAAAGCAAGCACGATTAGCTCCACGATTGTAAGCAAAAGTGGGAGCATATAAAAGTATTCAGTCAAGCCGGTTAACTCATCCCATCCCCTGTTGGCCCCTCGCACCAAACTGTCACCCAAGACGGATAAGCAGCTCAGCATTAGGAAACCAACACAAGCCAAGTATAGCAGTACCATGCCGCGGACAAGACAACAATGCAAAGAACGGAATCAGACATCGACGAGCCCAAAGCCTCCAGGCTCCACAACCTTCCTCCCGTTCACACCCGAAGGCACAAGGGTCTGGTATAAGGGATGTGGAAAACATTGGATCGACGCCTGTATTCCTCACAATGCCGTACGGCTTGGGTGCAACCTGAGGGGCGGTCCTCAGAGAGGTCGTTGAATGGATAGACTGGTTGTCATCATAATAACTGGGGGGGAACATGAAGTGCAAAGTAAGACAACGATGTACCTTTTAAATAGATGAGACAGAGCATCAATGCCATGGATTACAGCTAGATCTTTTGACTTGTCAGCATGCATGTCACTGACAGGATTATTGAAAGACATTGATAATGACTCAAGGAGGATCAGGAGTTTTTGGTAAGGTATTTTGTTATCTTCAAAAATTTTGCAGAAGCAGAACTGAAAATGTTTTCTCATCACAAAGAGTGCAGATGGCAAAGGCAAAAGGATAGGTGTTGTCTTACCATTAGTTTCGGATTTTCATGTGGCCTCCCAGTGTGCTCTAAAACAAGCACAGAGATGGCTTTTCTTCCTGTCTTTAAACTAACTGTTAGTTCCAGATGAATAGCAGTGGAATGTTGCAAAACAATATTGAAGTGATTGTCATTATCAGATGGTGATGCATGTTTGTTCATGGCCCATTTTTCGTCGCCAAACAGGAGTTGGAACTCTCTCGATCATGTAGACAGGGTTGGAGGGATTGAAGGGCACTCACATGTAGCAAGTTAGTTGTGGATTTGGTGGTAAGATATCAACTACCATCAAAAGTCAACTCCATTGACATTGAATGGAGTTTTCCCGATTAGAGGATGTGTGTggaaaagagagaggaaggggaagagcaaaaaattgaagaaaagTCGCCAAACGGCGCTAAGCGGTGGGGCCTccaaacagtgcaaactcCCAAGATTTCCGTTTCTGGGACTTGCAACCATTGCGATCTCTCTACAGCTTCAGTGTTGCGTCGAATTACCTAAAATGGCTGATAGAAGACGTATCAATGGGCCACCTGGTGGTACAAGACCCCCAGTCTTTGCATCCCTTCAAGAATCCTCGACAGGCGTTGCAAATCGCGCCCAGCGCCAGCGCCAACCCACCGAATTACGGAAAATCTGTATGAATCGCCGGCAAGCTTCTTATTGATCACAGCTAACCTTCAATGCTCTAGTTCTCAAAACAGGATTGATTCCAACTGCCTCAGGCTCTTCATACCTTGAATTTGAACCATCCGCTTCCCTCGCCGCCGCCCGCTCCAACCCCAAATCTCTGATCCCACCCTCCTCAGCACTGAAGCTGGCTTGTACTGTCCACGGACCAAAGCCACTCCCCCGCTCTGCTGCATTCTCACCGAACCTTGTTCTCACCACTCATGTCAAGTATGCGCCATTTGCCGCCCGCAAGCGGAAAGGACATATCCGTGATGCCAGCGAGCGTGACCTTGGTGTACATCTAGAGACCGCCCTCCGTGGCGCAATCATTGCCGACCGCTGGCCCAAGAGTGGTCTGGATATCACTCTTACAATCATTGAAGCAGAAGACGACCGTTGGTGGGGCGATGCCCCAGACTCACACGATGCGTCATGGGGAATGATGAACGTTCTCGCCGGGTGTATCACAGCGGCTTCTGCTGCCATTGCAGATGCCCACATTGACTGTCTTGATCTTGTATCTGGTGGTGTCGCTGCTCTGGTTTCAGATGACCCAGATCAGTCCGCATCATCTGCCCCGCGACTCATGCTTGACATTGATCCCGCGGAACATCGATCGATTCTGTCGGCTTGTGTGGTGGCATACATGCCGGCGCGCGATGAGATTACTGAACTCTGGCTCAAGGGTGATAGTTCAAGGGCGGCTCTTGAAAAGGACGACGGGCGTACGGGCCATGAAGCGTTGATTGACGGCGCTGTGGATGCGGCTCGTGGCGCTAACACTGTCTTGGCTGAGGCTGTGAGGGAATCTATTGCCAGGTCTTTTGCTTCAGTCTAAAGATAGTCACACCCCATAACGATTGAATGAagtttactccgtacaggaTCTATCTGATGTAGTATCAAAGCTGGTTTTGGTGAATCGGTTGAAAGCTCAATTTGAAGCCGTGTCACAGGACTAGATGGTGCCCTAAAAAGCAAGATGTAGCATTTGGCCCTAGGTGCAGCCAGCATCACCACCCTTTGACAACGTTCGTGATGTCTGCCGTGACCGCAATCCCTTCATATAACTCACCTCTGCCGCCTATTTGTATCTCTTATGACTCGTCTATTGTTTTGCTAGAAACAAAAAACTTGTCGGACATGAACCCTTGGCTTCCTGGGCTGTGCAAAAGGTGGAGTGAGGGGCTTTTGATGATCAGGACCCCTTTGACTACGTATACCACACATAATGCCAAGCACACAGAATGAAACATTTGGTGGCTTTTATCTCTTCAGCAATGTGTCACACCGATACGTACACAACAAACAAAAGGGGGTTCTGCACTCGGGTCAGAATAATCAATGTTGTAGTAAAATGCTTGGCAGCCCTCGACCTTCAAGACTGGCTGTGAAGTGCTTTGCTTCTCAAAACGCCAACAAGTGGAGAAGTCCAACTACCGGGTACGGGTGGACTGCTTCTCATATCACCAGGCAATCTATTTTACACCTATTACCTGGATATCAAATTAGAGACAGAGTGGCACTAACATTCATTCAGACACACGATATGCCACTGCCACAGCGTTGAGTTGGGCAAAACACCTGTCTGTTTCCTCCTTTTCTTGTGAACAAAACATTCCGTGCGGGGTTCAATACACAATATAAGTCAAATTAATCGCGAGATTGCATTTGATGGTTCTAAAAAAATTCGGTCAAAGTCCAAAAAGGGGGCAGATAAAGTTGAACGTTCGACGTTTAAATGCCCGGCTTCCCCTTAAATCAAGTTATGCCGATCTAGTGCAAGACCCATCGGAATCGAGGAAAAAGGAAATCGATCGATCGTGGGATATCGGATCTAAGGAGTTCGTGATATACCACATATGGGTACATCGTGCTCCGTCCAGTGTGTCGCACAAAGTACGGACAATGGAGTACAACATTTGACGTTGAAGGAGTCGAGAACTCCACAGTGGTTTCCAAGGTCGAACGTGAAAGATAGGTATACTAGTGTGTGCAATTTGCCCCTGAGAGTAGTGAACAGAGTACGATATAAGTTGTATGGATACTCCGTAGTACCAtttgttgtacggagtatctaGGTCAGCATTTATGAAGTGACCACACATTACTCTGCACTGCGCAAATGAATACGAGATCCATTTAAGACGTGTGCTTTTTCCTTGTCTCTTGAATCCAAGGCTCCATACCGGGTTGTTCACACTTTGCTTCCTTCAAATAACCAGAGCCCGGCCAAACGGTGGTGTTCGGTTCGTGCGCTAAGTAGACGGCTTATGGTCTGGCGATCACCTCGCCGTACCAATTACCGGCTCGCGCGGAAATTGGGAGCTCCATCGCATGCCACAATTCAAGCCCCGAATCCACTATCGCTCTCTCTTGTTCGACGTAATTAGACATTGGAGCCCCTCGGTGAATCGTTGATTGGCGCACAACCGCTGGTGGATGCCACAGGGAAATCACCAGAACAAATTATCGTCTTTCACCCAATATAGATCCTGTCAAAAAAACTTCATGTGGATCACAGCCTCGGATGGGGCAGCTCTTAAGCTCTCAGCCTATGATGCAGCCTGACAGTTTCCTGAGAGCAAGGAAATTTCCACTCGCCGCAGGATCGACCCATTCCGATGGAGCTCTGGACCTCTTAAAGCAGTGTTTTGGGTAAAGGAAATCCCCCAAAAGGGTCTCgaaaaggagaaaaagaCTGGAGATGCAATTTCCGAAGAAGAGTGctgaaacccccccccccccccccccaaaacaaagaaaagggCAGTGTGCGGATCTTCTTAACCTTTTAGCGTTGGGACCGGCCTCATCTCAGGATCATGGAGAAGGGTCATTTCCCCTGACCGAGGCACAAGACCGGTGATCTGCACTCTGCTTTGACAATTTGGAGCCCTAGTcaactccgtactccgtactttggGGGGCTTTGTGACTTGACTTTATTCTTTCTCTCGTTTTTCAACTGTGGTTTGACACCTGAAGCGTGTGACGGCCTTCAATTCTTCGAGCTTGGATACTATGAGATCAACCTCAAATCTTTATGACCGCTGATCTCGTCGCTACCTTGACCATTACCTTGACACCATTTTATTCTATTCCCCCCCCTTGTCGATACTGCCACTACCCTTCGTTTTCCAACTGCGCGTCTGTTTTGGGGTTGATATCTACTTCAAATCTTCAAAATGGTTGGGTTGAAGAAACTATTGTCGGCGGAGAAGGCTCTTTCTCGTCCGGCAATCAGCCTGGGACCCGAGGACTGTGGCGCAGATCAACCCTACTTTCACATGGCGGTTGACTCGCCGACACAAAGTCACTTCGAGGGTGGTTTCCCGTCCGGAGACTCGCAGTCACTAAATGTGGCCCATCATTTTGATCAGATTGAGAAGCAATTCGAAGATCTACATGATCAACTGGGACGGTCGACATCTTCCAAGTCCCAAGTGTGGCCTGGTAGCTCCCATTTCGCGCCCAAACCTAAAAATGGCCGGCATATCGACTTGATGGATGCTCTGTTCTCTACGGAGCATTATCAAACGACCGCCTCGGAACCACTTTCGCCACCTGTCAGCCCATACAACGAAGATGTTGCGGAACGAAACATGACCCGGTTTATACGGATCCAATACCGGAATGGACTTGCCAAGTCGGGTATACTTTCGGCCCTATACCAAGAGGATGTGGCCGACAGAAACATTGTGAAATATAGCAGCCCTGGTCGCTCTTTGTCTCACTTGGGCTCTCGGTCTTCGCCAGCTGCGCCCGGTGGAGTGCGGATTCCAGAAAGCCAACGTCGCAATGCCAGGAAGCGATTTCCTGGTAAGCCAAGCTGGGCGTCAGCAGAAAATCTACGAACAAAGCTCTCCCCAGAGAATGGTTCGGGCAATTTATCTCCACGATCGCAGTCCCACCTTGGCAATTGCCTGAGACCACAGAGATCAGCGCCGAGCCTCACTGCAGACGAAGACTTTGTCCCAGAAGAAGATGCACCCCCAGCTTCTGTTCAGTGCTTAGGTGTTCCTCCTGCCTATAAACAAGGAAGAAGGTGGAGCAACACACCTCTGCCTGATAGCCCTACAATTCCTATCCCCATGGGTAATCGTAACAGCACCACCGAGACTCCTGCGGTGCGACCACCTGATACAATAGTTCGCAGCACACAAAGATCGCTCTTTCCGGTACAGTCACGAGAGCCAAGCTCCAAAAAGAATGCGCGAGGTCTCTCAATCAATACACAGTTAGCTACTCAAGGACGCCCCAAAAATGCGCACCGTGCCATTCGGCCGCCAACACCCTCCACCAGCGAATTGAAGCGGGCTCCCAGCATCGCAGAAGTGATGGACAGTCCCCTGCCAGTTTCCACCCCAATCAGTCTCACAGAATCATGTTCGCGCTTTAAAGCCTCAGACGTGATGGACTTTTTAACTAAGGCTTGTAAATCCATTCAGAGCTTCCACCCAACACACGAGACACTGCAGGACGCCATAGTCCGCGATGTCAATTCCCACGAGGCATTCCGCCGAGTCCCCGTGCCCTCCCCAGGGCCTCCATTCACGCCCGTGTCGGACCAAGACGAGTTCAGCAACGAATTCCGACCAGCAAACTCACTCCACCGAAGCCGCTCAGCGAAGAGCCGGCTCATGAATAAGAGCTCATCCAAGCACAAAAGTAACCCCGAAACCCGCCGTAGCATCTCAACAAGCGTGAGCTACGACCGCCTCCTACGAAAAGTCTCGGGCGCCTCCGCTCGCCGCCGACACACGGACGCCCCAGCCCCAACCCCAGGCTTCCTGGCCGAAATCCAAGCCCAAAAAGAGCCCGTCATCACTCGTGCCGGATCTAAAGAGCCAATCACCTACTTGGACGTGCTGCACGCCAGCAGTGGACAGCAACCTATCTCAACCGGCAGCTGCGCAAGCCACTCTGCATCTCACAAACGAGGACACTCGGAATCCGTCGGCAACCTCGCCGCTATGGCCTGCTCGCGCCCTGTTGTGTCTTTTGTCCCCGGGACCGTCCACCGCATGCAAGCTCACTCGGCTCCTTCGAGCAATTCCTCGCATGAAGACAGTGACGATGAAATCATTGAACTTCCTAACCCGAGTCCCACGCCGCGTGTGCAGATCGAAGGTGTCGACGAGAAAAACATCCGCTATATCATCGATGCTGCTTCGCCGGATGAGGCGCAGAAACTTTTGCATTGGCCCCAGCAGTTTCGCCGTGGCCGTGCCTCCAGTCCTTACGGGAGTAGTCTTTCTCCGTTGTCTCGTGCTCGTATGCAGCTTCGAGGTTTGCGCTCAGTTGACTGACTAGTATCTCAACGTTCTTTTGGGACGATTCGCCGACTCAGCCGGGAATGTTTATATTTTACCGCATGATAACGATCCTCTCATGActttcttcctcttgctCGCCTTCTTGGTTCCTCCAATAGAGCCCTTCAATCCTTTCcagtcttttcttttccccttggCCATGTTGAACTACGCTTCAATGTGGCATTTGTCAATTCTTTTCTCTGTCACGCTCATACACTTTGTATCCATTTAGATCGCCTTTAATATCCCTGTTTTATCTCACCCTTTCTCATTTTGTTTTGTATCTCCGACCCTGCTATCCAACTATTCTCTTCTCTTGTATCAATATCACGCTTGCATTTGGTCGGAGATACTGTAATTATTATCAGCATTGTATATTAAAGCTGCGTGGTGACGGCTCTATCCTGTGTTTATGTATCAATATCATGCTACTCGCTCTTCAGACAGCTGTCTATTTCCTCAAAAAATTAGCACTCTGAAGTTGGTTAGATTACCTCCTAGTTCTATACGTACTTTGATAAATTCACACCATAATATTCACTACATTGATCTCTTTGTTGCTTCTTGGTTATCGTCGGGCATGGAGGCTCCGCGTTTTGCCCTCAGTGATCGGAACTAAGATCCGCTAGGGGGGACATCTAGCGCTATTTGTGTGCTATTTAGGATTAGCTCGATTCTAGTTTACGGGGTTGCGGATATCAAAAACCGCACAGACACGACATGGACAGAGGAAACGAGATCTTAAAAAATAAATACTAATGACATGTCTCATTTTCATTATATCATTGccactacggagtacctgCCCTTTCCCCTTAAACTCCACATTGACAAATCAACATATTGAAGGGACGCCTTGGAATCCACAGAAGAAAATGCCGTATAGTCTGATACTTCAACCTTGTTTCACTGTGCACTGGAAAGCAATGCCTTCAGTACTCGCCAGTAATGACCACCAGTGCTTCAGAATGCATGGTGATTTTACCGGCAGCAGATGAAAGACCTGATATGAATGCAACGTAGCAGCTTAATAAGAGCCTATATCGAGTTAGTTAGTGTTTTGTCGGGAGTCATAAGAGGGGAGAAACAGGGAGTTAGAAACTTACGGCCAAACATGCACCATTTCTCAGCAAGACGCTGGCACTTGGGGTTGCAGCAGGGAGTGACACCTTGCTCAAGACCCTCGGGCTGCTCGAAAGGAATGCACAGAGATTTGGCACCCATGCTGGGGGCCTTGGCATCCTCAGCTTCACCGGAGTCTTCCTCAGCCTTACGGGCACTCATGTCCTTGATCTGGTCCTCGCACTCCTCGGTCAAGCAGTGGGGAATGACGCAAATGTTCTTGTTGTTCAGAGCAGGAACAAAGTCATCCCActtggtgatcttgatgcgATGAGCCTTGAACTGCTCATCAGCGCGTTTGTACAGGTCAGACTGGATGGTCTCAAGGAGAGCAGGAACGCCAGTAGCCAGCTCGGAGATTGGGATGCTGCCCTTGCCATCCTTGCCGGGGATATCACGGCGGGCGGTGGTAACAAAGTGGCCGGCAGACTCGCCGGGGCCGAACTCAATGCGCAGAGGCACACCGCGGAGCTCGTACTGGTTGAACTTCCAGCCGGGGGAGTAGCTGCTCTTGTCGCTGTCGGCACGGACACCGGCAGCGACGAGGACGGCGACGAGACCGTCGACCTCAGCATTAAGCTTCTCGCGCTCCTCTTCGGTGGTCTTGGCAGTGAGACCGACTGGGACAATAATAACCTGGACCTCAGCCACACGAGGAGGCAGGACCAGACCCTTGTTGTCACTGTGAATCATGACCATGACACCTAGTGAGCGGGTGGACAAACCCCAGGAGTTCTGCCAGACGTGCAGAGGGGGCTTCTTCTCATCGATTGTAGCGGTGGGATCCTCAACAGTGATGCCGAACATCTTGCTAAAGTTCTGGCCCAATCCGTGAGATGTACCGCCCTGAATACCACGGCCAGTGGCGGGAATGTAGCCTTCGACAGTGGTGGTGTAATTACCGCCAGCGAACTTCTCCTTCTCGGTCTTCTGGCCCTTGACGACAGGCACGGCAAGAAGTTCCTTGTAAATCTTGGCGTAGTAGTCAAGGATGCTCAGAACTTCCTCGCGGGCGGCACCTTCAGTCAGGTGAGCGGTGTGACCTCTGCACATTGTTAGCATGTCAGTTTTAAACCGAAAATAGGGTCGTAAACATACTCTTGCCAAAGGAACTCTCGTGACCGGAGGAGTGGTTGGGGGTGCTTGAACTCCCATCTCACTGTTGATGTTAGTAACATTTCAAGAGCATGGAGACAGAACGGAGGCCGCACCGACAGAGTTCCACTGGTTGAGACGAAGAGGGAGATCACGGTGACTGCGAATCCACTTGGCATAGTAGGGGTACATGACAGTCTCAGAAGTAGGGCGAATGGCAATCTTCTTCTCGAGGGGGGTCGAACCACTATAAGTATCTGTTAGTGCAGTTCAGCGGTAGTATGCGAAGGTATTACAAGGTTGGGGGACGGCGTACGCATGCGTGACCCAGGCGACTTCAGCGGCAAAGCCCTCGATGTGGTCCTTCTCCCGCTGCAGGACATCCTCGGACACGAACAGAGGGAAAGAGCAGTTCTTGACACCCATTCCCTTAATGGCTTTGTTGAAGTATTCCTGGATCTGCTCCCAGATGAAGAACAACGCAGGTTTGAGAATAAAGCAACCGGAGACATCATAGTAGTCCAGCAAATCACCCTTGGTGAGAACCTGCTGGTACCAGCCGGAGAAGTCCTCCTCTTTCAAGACATCAATGCCaatcaaagcagcaccatCAACCTTCTTCTTAGAAGATTTCTTGGCCTCTTGCTTGCCAATGCCCTTCTCTCCCTTGTTCGAGGCCTTCTTATCGGCCTTATCCGCCTTCAGTTTCGCGAGCTTCGCGGCTTTTTTGGCGGCGTTTTTTGACTCACCCGCCTCGCCATCAGCGGGGGCTTGAGTGCGGTCAGGCAGGGTCTGGGGGGCAGTGCCCTCGAAGGCGGGGGTATCGCTGGGGTTCTGGCTAGCCATATTGAACAAGCAAGTGTCTGACTAGACAATGAAAGGGAAACCCAAGACGGAAAAAGGATTGGAAGCAAGCGAAATCGGAGTATGACTCCCTCCGTAAAGTGGGATGCGATATCGAAAATTACTAGCACACCGCCCCGGCAGAACTTTTAGTGCCCACAGCACCCCCCCCCCGAAGCCAGACAGCTCTGCCATCGCACTCGAACAGCTCATATTACATCGTCTGTTTTAAATATGGCAGGCATTTTTGAGGCGCCGCGGAATGCGGATACGCTCTGTAGGTTTTAATCTGATTGATTATCGTTTCCGTTGCAATAAACTGACCAGTCTCGCACAGTCTTGGGTGGGCAGAAAATCACCGGTGCTGATGTCCGTGAGCAAAATGGTATGTTGAATTCATGATCTATTTGTCTTCGTTAGGGTTTGGTAGCTGATTCCTTGCAGTTCTGGCAACACAGGCGATCGCCAATGTCATCAAATCCTCCTTCGGCCCGTCTGGTTTGGACAAAATGATGGTGGACGACATAGGGGTACGGAAACGATAAACTCCGCAGAGTTTGGTTGCAGCTTCTAATATCTGACAGGATGTGACTGTGACGAACGATGGCGCTACCATTCTGTCTCTCCTCGACATTGAGCACCCTGCGGGCAAGATCCTCGTTGATCTGGCTCAACAACAGGACAAGGAGGTACACGGCTCTACAACACATAAATTACAGTCACACACGCTGATAAAACGAATTAAAATAGGTCGGAGACGGTACCACCTCAGTTGTTCTGATCGCCGCTGAGCTTCTCCGGAGAGGTAATGAGTTGATGAAGAACCGCATACACCCTACCACGATCATCAACGGATACCGACTTGCTCTGCGCGAAGCCGTCAAGTATATGAATGAAAATGTTACAACTAAGGTGGATAATATCGGAAAGGAAAGCTTGGTCAACATTGCGAAGACTTCCATGTCCAGCAAGATCATCGGTTCCGATTCCGATTTCTTTGCGAACATGTGTGTAGACGCAATGCTGCAGGTGAAGTCTGTGAACCAGAGAGGCGAGGTCAAATACCCAGTCAAGGCCGTGAACCTTCTTAAGGCCCACGGAAAGAGTGGCAACGAGTCCGTACTCGTGGACGGCTACGCGTTGAACTGCACTGTTGCTTCCCAGGCCATGACAACCCACGTTGCGGATGCGAAGATCGCC
The nucleotide sequence above comes from Penicillium digitatum chromosome 1, complete sequence. Encoded proteins:
- a CDS encoding 3' exoribonuclease family protein codes for the protein MADRRRINGPPGGTRPPVFASLQESSTGVANRAQRQRQPTELRKIFLKTGLIPTASGSSYLEFEPSASLAAARSNPKSLIPPSSALKLACTVHGPKPLPRSAAFSPNLVLTTHVKYAPFAARKRKGHIRDASERDLGVHLETALRGAIIADRWPKSGLDITLTIIEAEDDRWWGDAPDSHDASWGMMNVLAGCITAASAAIADAHIDCLDLVSGGVAALVSDDPDQSASSAPRLMLDIDPAEHRSILSACVVAYMPARDEITELWLKGDSSRAALEKDDGRTGHEALIDGAVDAARGANTVLAEAVRESIARSFASV
- a CDS encoding Prolyl-tRNA synthetase produces the protein MASQNPSDTPAFEGTAPQTLPDRTQAPADGEAGESKNAAKKAAKLAKLKADKADKKASNKGEKGIGKQEAKKSSKKKVDGAALIGIDVLKEEDFSGWYQQVLTKGDLLDYYDVSGCFILKPALFFIWEQIQEYFNKAIKGMGVKNCSFPLFVSEDVLQREKDHIEGFAAEVAWVTHAGSTPLEKKIAIRPTSETVMYPYYAKWIRSHRDLPLRLNQWNSVVRWEFKHPQPLLRSREFLWQEGHTAHLTEGAAREEVLSILDYYAKIYKELLAVPVVKGQKTEKEKFAGGNYTTTVEGYIPATGRGIQGGTSHGLGQNFSKMFGITVEDPTATIDEKKPPLHVWQNSWGLSTRSLGVMVMIHSDNKGLVLPPRVAEVQVIIVPVGLTAKTTEEEREKLNAEVDGLVAVLVAAGVRADSDKSSYSPGWKFNQYELRGVPLRIEFGPGESAGHFVTTARRDIPGKDGKGSIPISELATGVPALLETIQSDLYKRADEQFKAHRIKITKWDDFVPALNNKNICVIPHCLTEECEDQIKDMSARKAEEDSGEAEDAKAPSMGAKSLCIPFEQPEGLEQGVTPCCNPKCQRLAEKWCMFGRSY